One Caenibius sp. WL genomic window, GCGTGTCGTCCGTTTCGGGTCTCGCCATATCGGCATCGAATGAGCTGGGCGAAATGCGCGCCGGCGCATTCGCCGCGGTGATGGGCAGTGTGGGCGCGGTTGTCATCGGCGGCGCAGGTGCGATATTCATCACGGCATTGTGGTCATGGCTGTTCCCGGAATTGCGCCGGGCGCGAACATTCGATCCACAGGATTCTGACGACAACAAGGGAAGAGCGACATGAAAGCCGACAATATCCTCGCCACTATCGGCAACACCCCCCACATTCGTCTTTCCCGGCTGTTTCCGAATCACGAAGTGTGGGTGAAGTCCGAACGTTCCAACCCCGGCGGCTCGATCAAGGATCGTATCGCGCTTGCCATGGTCGAAGCGGCGGAGGCCAACGGCAGCCTTAAACCCGGCGGCACTATTGTCGAGCCGACCTCGGGCAACACCGGGATCGGTCTTGCGATGGTAGCCGCAGTCAAGGGGTACAAGCTGATTCTCGTCATGCCCGAAAGCATGTCGATCGAACGGCGGCGGCTGATGCTGGCCTATGGCGCCACTTTTGATCTCACACCGCGTGAAAAGGGCATGAAAGGTGCGTTGGAACGGGCGGCGGAACTGGTCGCCACCACACCCGGCGCATGGATGCCGCAGCAGTTCGAAAATCCCGCTAATGTCGCGGTCCACGCGAACACCACCGCACAGGAAATCCTCGCCGACTTCGCCGATACGCCGATCTCGCTGCTGGTCAGCGGCGTGGGCACCGGCGGGCATCTGACCGGCTGCGCCGAAGTGTTGAAAGCCCGCTGGCCGGATATGAAGGCCTACGCGGTGGAACCCACGCTTTCCCCGGTCATTTCCGGTGGCCAACCCGGCCCCCACCCCATCCAGGGGATCGGCGCGGGCTTCATTCCGGGCAATCTGCACACCCAGGCCATCGATGGCGCGATTCAGGTCGAAGCGGAAGACGCCAAGGAAATGGCCCGCCGCTGCGCTCGGGAGGAAGGCATTCTGATCGGCATCAGTTCAGGGGCGACACTGGCCGCCATTGCCCAGAAGTTGCCCGATCTTGCCCCCGGCGCGCGCGTGCTCGGCTTCAATTACGATACGGGCGAACGTTATCTTTCGGTTC contains:
- the cysK gene encoding cysteine synthase A; this translates as MKADNILATIGNTPHIRLSRLFPNHEVWVKSERSNPGGSIKDRIALAMVEAAEANGSLKPGGTIVEPTSGNTGIGLAMVAAVKGYKLILVMPESMSIERRRLMLAYGATFDLTPREKGMKGALERAAELVATTPGAWMPQQFENPANVAVHANTTAQEILADFADTPISLLVSGVGTGGHLTGCAEVLKARWPDMKAYAVEPTLSPVISGGQPGPHPIQGIGAGFIPGNLHTQAIDGAIQVEAEDAKEMARRCAREEGILIGISSGATLAAIAQKLPDLAPGARVLGFNYDTGERYLSVPDFLPE